The Trueperaceae bacterium genome includes a window with the following:
- a CDS encoding cytochrome P450: MTATPVPSPRGREHLRVLSAAGEDLHGAVRDLHARYGDAFTFGFGPIRFAWFVGRDAARTVLLEEADAFSQRGGYDFLRPVGGATALIHSDEPEHKPRRRAVQPAFHGREVGAWLARGEAELGPWFERVARRGETVDLYRDLRPRLVRVIAGIVLGDAPLARDDAWLRDVNALMDFPGRPMLEQQWKVPLPGTPWARFVAARRRVDAALHAELARREAAFDVAAPRDGVSGGALDLLMAQRDTEGRPALSRQELRDQSLSLISAGFDTTSAALAWAVQLAFEHPDAGRDLRHALHDVSPADAQGVPALDRYLKEVLRVRPPAAAVLRRTTRPVRIAGTDVPAGRRVALSVLLTHRDPRLYDAPDAFRPDRFAGAPPDPFGYLPFGYGARYCIGAGTSTALVKAGLALLFGRYDVEPVDPRPRRPVGMTLQPEGGLPVRLRPRRD; this comes from the coding sequence GTGACCGCCACCCCCGTCCCGAGCCCGCGCGGGCGCGAGCACCTGCGCGTCCTGTCGGCCGCGGGGGAGGACCTGCACGGCGCGGTGCGGGACCTGCACGCGCGCTACGGGGACGCCTTCACGTTCGGGTTCGGCCCGATCCGCTTCGCCTGGTTCGTGGGGCGCGACGCCGCCCGCACCGTCCTGCTGGAGGAGGCGGACGCCTTCTCGCAACGCGGCGGCTACGACTTCCTCCGGCCGGTCGGGGGTGCGACGGCGTTGATCCACAGCGACGAACCGGAGCACAAGCCCCGCCGCAGGGCGGTGCAACCGGCGTTCCACGGGCGCGAGGTCGGCGCGTGGTTGGCGCGCGGGGAGGCGGAGCTCGGGCCCTGGTTCGAGCGGGTCGCGCGGCGTGGGGAGACCGTGGACCTCTACCGCGACCTCCGGCCGCGCCTCGTGCGGGTGATCGCCGGCATCGTGCTGGGCGACGCGCCCCTCGCGCGGGACGACGCCTGGTTGCGGGACGTGAACGCCCTCATGGATTTCCCGGGCCGGCCGATGCTCGAGCAGCAGTGGAAGGTGCCGCTCCCGGGGACGCCGTGGGCGCGGTTCGTCGCGGCCCGCCGGCGGGTGGACGCCGCCCTCCACGCCGAGCTCGCGCGTCGCGAGGCGGCGTTCGACGTGGCCGCCCCACGCGACGGCGTGTCGGGCGGCGCGCTGGACCTGTTGATGGCCCAACGCGACACGGAGGGCCGGCCGGCCCTGTCGCGGCAGGAACTGCGGGACCAGAGCCTGAGCCTGATCTCCGCCGGGTTCGACACGACGTCCGCCGCCCTGGCGTGGGCGGTGCAGCTCGCGTTCGAGCACCCCGACGCCGGGCGCGACCTGCGCCACGCGCTGCACGACGTCTCCCCCGCCGACGCGCAGGGGGTCCCCGCCCTCGACCGGTACCTGAAGGAGGTCCTGCGGGTCCGGCCGCCGGCGGCCGCCGTCCTGCGGCGCACCACGCGGCCCGTGCGGATCGCCGGCACCGACGTGCCCGCCGGGCGCCGGGTGGCGCTGTCGGTCCTGCTCACGCACCGCGACCCCCGCCTCTACGACGCGCCCGACGCCTTCCGGCCCGACCGCTTCGCGGGGGCGCCGCCCGACCCGTTCGGGTACCTGCCGTTCGGGTACGGCGCGCGCTACTGCATCGGCGCGGGGACCTCCACGGCGCTCGTGAAGGCGGGGCTTGCGCTCCTGTTCGGTCGGTACGACGTGGAGCCGGTCGACCCGCGGCCGCGCCGACCGGTCGGCATGACGCTGCAGCCCGAGGGGGGCCTGCCGGTCCGCCTGCGTCCGCGCCGCGACTGA
- a CDS encoding Crp/Fnr family transcriptional regulator, whose amino-acid sequence MNEAAPDAPGPSRTERIAYLRGVPLFADADDRLLGIVADAVQRRRFAAGDVLFREGDVGEAVYLLHEGVVKLSKVDLGGHEKTLAMLRPPEYFGEMAPLTAGERSATALAVEDVTAFLLFDDDFRHLMQTHPQVGLNVNATLAARLRGMDDEAQILSYQDAQGRVAYVLLQLYRSGIVHLDGGPPVVHLTHQELANMAGTSRETVTRALKALEGEQVIDTRPKEIVLLHVEGLEEILHDIR is encoded by the coding sequence ATGAACGAAGCCGCCCCCGACGCCCCCGGCCCGTCCCGCACCGAGCGCATCGCCTACCTGCGCGGCGTGCCGCTCTTCGCCGACGCCGACGACCGCCTCCTCGGCATCGTCGCCGACGCGGTCCAGCGCCGCCGGTTCGCGGCGGGGGACGTGCTGTTCCGCGAGGGGGACGTCGGGGAGGCGGTCTACCTGCTGCACGAGGGCGTCGTGAAGCTCTCCAAGGTCGATCTCGGGGGGCACGAGAAGACGTTGGCGATGCTGCGGCCGCCCGAGTACTTCGGGGAGATGGCGCCCCTCACCGCGGGGGAGCGCAGCGCGACGGCGCTCGCGGTGGAGGACGTGACCGCGTTCTTGTTGTTCGACGACGACTTCCGGCACCTGATGCAGACCCACCCGCAGGTGGGCTTGAACGTCAACGCCACGCTCGCGGCGCGCCTGCGGGGGATGGACGACGAAGCGCAGATCCTGTCCTACCAGGACGCGCAGGGCCGGGTGGCGTACGTGCTGTTGCAGCTGTACCGCTCCGGGATCGTGCACCTCGACGGGGGGCCGCCGGTCGTGCACCTCACGCACCAGGAGCTCGCCAACATGGCGGGCACCAGCCGGGAGACGGTGACGCGGGCGCTCAAGGCGCTCGAGGGCGAGCAGGTGATCGACACCCGCCCGAAGGAGATCGTGCTGCTGCACGTCGAAGGCCTCGAAGAGATCCTGCACGACATCCGCTGA